CTGCTGGATCGCGAAGTCTATTTCAGCGTGGTCGGACACGGTTACGAAGTCCCAGCGGATGGATTTGGTTTCCGCGGCGTTCGGCTGACACCCCGCCGCGGCGAAACACGGACCGTCAAGGTCCACCGCACCGCGATCGCCAAACGGGTTGGACGACTGACCGGCGCAGGTTTGTTTGTCGAAAGCCAAAAACTCGGTGATCATCTCGATTGGCACGACGCCCCGATCTTCGGGTGCGACACCGTGCAAAACGCCGTTCACCGCGGCAAAATGTATTGGGCTTGGGGGGATACGCGGATCGCATCGTATCCGCTGGGCATCTTTGCGATGACGAGCGGAACGACTTCGACCACCCCATTCCGTTCCCTGCAACCGCCGCTGAAACCAAAATTCGATCTGTTCCTCGATCCACGCGGACGACCGAAAGGCGTCGCTGCATTTCCCGGTGATGGCCCCACTTGGTTAACCGGCTACGTCAGTCTGAGCGACCAAGATGGCAAACCGCATCTCGTCGCATTCTATCGGAAGATCAAAGGACATTTGCAAACGTACGAAGCGGGGCTGTGCGAGTGGAATGATTCGACCTCCGAATTTGAAATCGTGCGAACGGTCTGGAAAGCATCCGAGGGCGGGTCGCCACCGTCGCTTGCCGAGGAAGGCCATCCCGCGTTCTGGACCGATGCGGAAGGAACACGCTGGCTGTTGTTCGGCAACCCGCTGCCTCGGATTCAAGTCCAAGCCAACTATGAAGCTTGGAAGGACTACGAGAACTGGAAAACGCTGACGCCTCAAAAAACACTTCGCTCGGCCGATGATGACACTCAGATCGTGCCTCACTCTGGCTCGATCGTCTGGAATGCGTTTCGCAAACGCTGGGTCACGGTTTTCATGCAAAAGTTTGGTAAACCGTCCGCCTTTGGAACGCTGTGGTACGCCGAAGCCGACTCGCCGATGGGACCGTGGGGCACCGCCGTCGAAATTCTTTCCCACGACAACTACACGTTTTATAATCCACGATTACATCCCAACGTGACGCCGCAATCTGGTTCGACACTGTTATTCGAAGGGACGTATACGGCCGAATTCGCCAATCACGCCGAACCCACGCCGTATTACGACTACAACCAAATCTTGTATCGACTCGATCTTGATGATCCGGCGCTGCAACCGGCTCAATCATCCGTCCATTCTTTGCACCCTTAAGATTTCCATCATGCATCCTTACCTTCGCTTGATCGCCGCGATGATTGTTATTGGCGAGTTCTCATTCGCAATCGCCGAACCACCGCAAAACCCCACGCCGCTGCGTTACACCAAATGGAGCGGCAAGATCAATGTGCCCGACCCCGTGGCGATCAGTTTTGACAACGAAGGCACGGCGTATGTAACGCAAACGCAGCGGCGAAAGGCTCAGGATCTTGACATCCGCAACAACCGCGACTGGATCACGAACGATGTTGGGTTTCAAAGCGTCGAAGACCGCCGCAACTTTTATCATCAGCGATTGGCCCCGAACCAAAACCAAGACAAAAACCGCAAACGTGTCGACGATCTAAACGGTGATGGATCGCATGATTGGCGAGACTTGACCGTCATCAGTGAAAAGATCCATACGCTGCGTGATCGCGATGGCGATGGCATTGCCGATACGTTCAAGTTGTTCGCAGAGAACTTTCAAACCGAAGTCACCGGAATCGCCGCGGGCGTGCTGTGGTTCAATGGCGATGTGTACACCACGATTGCCCCCGATTTGTGGCGACTGCGAGACACCGATAACGACCTAGTCGCCGACCATCGCGAATCGATTGCATCGGGGTTTGCGATCCATATCGCCTATGCCGGTCATGACATGCACGGATTGACCGTCGGCCCCGATGGAAAGATTTATTGGTCAATCGGTGACAAGGGAATCTCGTTGACCTCACGCGAAGGCAAGCGATTTCACTATCCCAATCAAGGTGGTGTGATGCGCTGCGATCCGGACGGCAGCAATTTCGAAGTGTTTGCGCACGGTTTGCGAAACGTCCAAGAGTTGGCGTTTGATCAATACGGCAACCTGTTTGGCGTCGACAACGATGCCGATCAACCCAGTGAAAAAGAACGGTTTGTCTATATCGTTCGTGATATGGATGCCGGATGGCGGTGCAATTACCAGTACCGCGGCAGCGGTTTTAACCCTTGGACGGACGAACGATTGTGGGTTCCTCATTTCGATGGACAACCCTCCTATATTCTGCCCACGTTAAAGAATTACATCGACGGTCCGGCCGGGTTCACTTTCAATCCTGGAACCGCCCTTTCGTCTGCCTATCGCGACTACTTTTTCTTGACCGGAGCTCCCGGTGGATTCCAGTTTGCGTTTCAAGCTAAACCGGACGGTGCTTCGTTTACGATGGAAAACGAGCACTCGATCGGCAGTGGCATCCCGCTGGTCGGTATCAACTTTGGTCCCGACGGGGCGCTTTACGGTGTCGATTGGGGCGGCGGTTATCCACTGAATCAATCGGGGGCCGTTTGGAAGATTGATGCTCCTGATTCGGATCTCACCGAGATACGCCGCGAGGTCTCGCAACAACTCAAAAAGGGCTTTTCCAAGCTGCCCTCCGCAGACCTCCGACGACTTCTTGGGCACGATGATCAACGCATTCGCATGGGTGCTCAGTTTGAATTAGTCAAACAGCACGACACCGATACACTAAGCAGCGCGTTGATGTCGGAATCGGAAATGACGCGTGTTCATGCAGTCTGGGGACTTGGACAACTTGCACGCGGTGGCGAATCCGCAGCCACGCACGCCTTGATCTCGCTGCTCCGATCCGAGGATCCGGAGATGCGAGCCCAAGCGGCAAGAACCTTGACCGATATCAAGGGTGTCGATGGCGGGATCTTCCTGCCATTGCTTGATGATGACAGTGACCGCGTTCGCTTTATGGCAATGATCGCGCTCAGTAAGCATCCATCGGACGATGCAGTCGACTCCCTGCTACGGATCTCGAACTCGCTTGCCGAGTCGAAACGTTATCTGCGATTTGCGGTCTCGCGAGCGCTGCGAAGCTGTGCGACCGCAGAACAACTCGTCGCTGCCCAAGCCGCTGCCACCATGGTGGGCCGGCTAAACCTCGTCGTGGCGCTTCGTGGTAACGGATCACCGCGTTCACTTGAACCGTTTCTTCGCGACCCCAGTGAACAGGTCGCTACCGAAGCCGCTCGCGCGCTGCATGATGATTTTTCGAGTGACGACCAATTACAGGTGCTCGCCGCTACATTGCCCACGGCGCAGCACAATGGCGAATCGTTCATCCGCCGGCTGCTCAATGCCAATTATCGTCTAGGAGGCCGTGACCAATTTGAATCCGTCGTCCAATACGCGAGCCAAGAAACCCACTCGGTGCCGCTGCGAATCGAAGCGATCAAGATGTTGGGATCTTGGCTGAAACCTGATCCACTCGACCGAGTCGATGGCCGTCGACGCAATGCAACCCAGCCACGCGAAGTGGACGCTCCGCGTATGAGTATCGCGCTGTCGAAATTAGCAAGCGAGAACAACCCCAAACTACAAGCTGCAGCGATCGACGCGGCTGCCCGAACCGGCAGCCGGTTGTCCGCCGCGTCGCTGAGTGAGATTGTTCGCACGACCGACCAAGATGTTCAGCTTCGCATCGCCTCGCTTAAAACACTGGACAAACAAGACCCCGAAGCACTCAGTCAGGTGCTGCCCGCCGCGATGCAAGATCGTGAAACGAGCCTGCAGTTAAGTGCCATCCACTTCTATGCAAAACATCACGCCGATCAAGCCGATACCTTTTTAACGGGATTGGTTTCCGACAGCAAAAAACTTGCGATCAAACAGTATGCGATCGCGGCACTCAGCAAACAGCGAGGTGAAGCATCGGAACAGCGATTGATTGAGATGCTTGAGCAAATCGCCAACGACACATTGCCGGGCGAGATCATTTTGGATGTGCTAGAAACAGCCGAGCAACGGGCAACGAAATCTCCCGCGATTCAGGCCGCGTTTGACAAAGCCAACGCGGCAATCAATCAACGTTTCGCGAACACGCCTGAAAAGTCGCGACCGTTTTTGGTCAGCCGTGACGGGGGCGATGCCGCCAGAGGAAAAGTGATCTTCGACACCCATCTCGGCGCCCAGTGCATCCGATGTCATAAGGTCGGAAAAGAAGGAAGCGATGTCGGCCCCAATTTGCTTGGGATCGCGGCGAGCAAGGATCGTGATTATCTGCTGCAAAGCGTCATCGCCCCCAGCAAGGACATCGACAAGAAATACCAGACCCAATCGTTTTTGATGGATTCGGGACAGATTGTGATGGGGTTGGTGAAATCCGAGGGTGATGACGAGACCATTATCTCGGATAGCCAAGGCAAAGAGATCCGGCTTAGCAATGACGAGATCGAAGACGTGTCCAAAAACGAGGTTTCCATCATGCCTGACATGACCGACGTTTTGACACGCAAAGAGGTTCGCGACGTGGTAGCCTATCTGTCGACCCTGAAATCCAAATAACGTGTGGGCTCGGGGAATCGAACACATGATTCGGCAGAACACTAGACCATGAACGTACTTCGACTGGCCGCCATTGTTTCATGTTTTCTGCTGCAACACGGCTTGATGTGGCTGCACGCCGACGATTCGGTCAAGTACATCGGATCCGATCAGTGCATTTCCTGTCACGAAAATCAACACGCCAGCTTCCTGCAAACGCTGCATAGCAAAACGGCACGTTTTACCGACGTGACGCTCGAACCAGACGCTGGTGAATTTAAACACCAAGCGAGTGGTCATCGGTATCGTGTGGAGATCGCGGATGGACAGATGTTTCACAGCGAGCTGCGACTCAGCGACCAGGGCGAACCGCTTGGAACGACCAAGATGCAAATGAGCGTCACGCTTGGTTCGGGAACTCATTCAATGAGCTATCTAGGGCGAGTTGGTGATTTTCACATCGAATCACCGATCACTTATTTTAGTGATCATCGATCATGGGGAATTTCTCCGGGCTACGACGTCGCCGACCATCAATCGTTTCGCCGCGAGGTAACGGTGAACTGCGTGTTCTGCCACGTCGGATCGATCAAACAGGCGAAGCACG
The nucleotide sequence above comes from Novipirellula caenicola. Encoded proteins:
- a CDS encoding PVC-type heme-binding CxxCH protein, which gives rise to MHPYLRLIAAMIVIGEFSFAIAEPPQNPTPLRYTKWSGKINVPDPVAISFDNEGTAYVTQTQRRKAQDLDIRNNRDWITNDVGFQSVEDRRNFYHQRLAPNQNQDKNRKRVDDLNGDGSHDWRDLTVISEKIHTLRDRDGDGIADTFKLFAENFQTEVTGIAAGVLWFNGDVYTTIAPDLWRLRDTDNDLVADHRESIASGFAIHIAYAGHDMHGLTVGPDGKIYWSIGDKGISLTSREGKRFHYPNQGGVMRCDPDGSNFEVFAHGLRNVQELAFDQYGNLFGVDNDADQPSEKERFVYIVRDMDAGWRCNYQYRGSGFNPWTDERLWVPHFDGQPSYILPTLKNYIDGPAGFTFNPGTALSSAYRDYFFLTGAPGGFQFAFQAKPDGASFTMENEHSIGSGIPLVGINFGPDGALYGVDWGGGYPLNQSGAVWKIDAPDSDLTEIRREVSQQLKKGFSKLPSADLRRLLGHDDQRIRMGAQFELVKQHDTDTLSSALMSESEMTRVHAVWGLGQLARGGESAATHALISLLRSEDPEMRAQAARTLTDIKGVDGGIFLPLLDDDSDRVRFMAMIALSKHPSDDAVDSLLRISNSLAESKRYLRFAVSRALRSCATAEQLVAAQAAATMVGRLNLVVALRGNGSPRSLEPFLRDPSEQVATEAARALHDDFSSDDQLQVLAATLPTAQHNGESFIRRLLNANYRLGGRDQFESVVQYASQETHSVPLRIEAIKMLGSWLKPDPLDRVDGRRRNATQPREVDAPRMSIALSKLASENNPKLQAAAIDAAARTGSRLSAASLSEIVRTTDQDVQLRIASLKTLDKQDPEALSQVLPAAMQDRETSLQLSAIHFYAKHHADQADTFLTGLVSDSKKLAIKQYAIAALSKQRGEASEQRLIEMLEQIANDTLPGEIILDVLETAEQRATKSPAIQAAFDKANAAINQRFANTPEKSRPFLVSRDGGDAARGKVIFDTHLGAQCIRCHKVGKEGSDVGPNLLGIAASKDRDYLLQSVIAPSKDIDKKYQTQSFLMDSGQIVMGLVKSEGDDETIISDSQGKEIRLSNDEIEDVSKNEVSIMPDMTDVLTRKEVRDVVAYLSTLKSK